The Geobacter metallireducens GS-15 region GATGCGCGCCGCGCGCACGGCAAACCGAAGCGAACTGGCGCTGAGCCCTGCAAGGTGCTCATCGAAGTAGGCAACCGCGGCCTGCTCGGGATCTTCGGCCACCGCAGTGACCAGGCCGATCCGGAAGCCTTCTTCCGCCGTGATACTGCGCCCCGAGAAGAGGAGATCCTCGGAAGCGGTCTTGCCGATCCTCTCCGGCAGCAGGCAGGAGGCCGCCGGGGCGAAGACGCCGATCTTGATCTCCGGCTGCCCGAGCATTGCTCCCGGTGCGGCGAAAATCAGGTTACCTGCGGCGACCACTTCAAGGCCACCGCCGAGGCACTGGCCCCGCACCGCAACCAGGACCGGCACCGGAGATTCCAGCATCTGAATCACCAGGGCATGCAGGGATTGCAGCATGGCGGCGCAGGATTCGGGCATGTGTTCCTCAACGCTGGCGCCAAAGCTGAAATGGGGGCCTTCCGCATCGAGCAGCACGGCCCGAAGCTTTGCACTGGGGAGATGCTCCGTTAACGCTGCCTGCAGCGCCGCGATCATGGCGGCGTCCACGATGTTCGCCTTGGGACGTGCCAGACGCAGACGGAGCAGCGCGCCGTCTTTTTCAAGCCATACCTTGAGAGGGCTCTCGCTCATGATTCTCTTTCCTCCTAAAATCAGGCTGATTATTGTTCAGCGGGGCATTGCTGCCCCGCCGGTCATTTTCGGCAACAAATTACTTGCCGGGAACCAGAATGGCCCGCCGGGTCAGCTTGTGGGCATGGGCTGCTTCAAAGATCTCGTTGATCTTCTCCAGGGGGTGCTTCTCGATGAACGGCGCCAGCGCGATCTTCTTCTCCAGAACCAGGTCCAGCGCTGCCGGATACAGCTCGGTCAGGCAGCCCCAGTTGCCCAGAGCCCGGGCATGGAAGGCCATGAGGTTGGAGAGGCGCAGTTCGATCTTGTCCATGGTGAAGCCTACTACCGACAGGGTGGCGCCGAAGGTCAGGAGACCGAAGGCGGTATCCTGGCCCGGGACAGTCCCGGAGCATTCAAAGATCTTCCAGCAGGTTTGCGGCAGCCCTTTTTCCTTCACGAAGGTCTGGATCGCTTTCTTCAGATCTTTCCCCTGCACCTGCCGCGAATTGATGGTAAGGCCCGCGCCATACTTGGCCATGTTGTCCAGCTTGGCCTGGTCCACATCGATGGCGACGACCGTGGCGCCCATGGCGTTGGCGATCTGCA contains the following coding sequences:
- a CDS encoding cyclohexa-1,5-dienecarbonyl-CoA hydratase; this encodes MSESPLKVWLEKDGALLRLRLARPKANIVDAAMIAALQAALTEHLPSAKLRAVLLDAEGPHFSFGASVEEHMPESCAAMLQSLHALVIQMLESPVPVLVAVRGQCLGGGLEVVAAGNLIFAAPGAMLGQPEIKIGVFAPAASCLLPERIGKTASEDLLFSGRSITAEEGFRIGLVTAVAEDPEQAAVAYFDEHLAGLSASSLRFAVRAARIGVLERTKTKIAAVEKLYLEELMATHDAVEGLNAFLGKRPAAWQDR